TTTTGGCATCGTCATCTTCCGGTTTGTGGAGGCCGGTAATACAATTTATGAGACCGTCTTTCAGTGCTTTTTTCAGTGCTTTTCTGTCTTCTTTAGACCTGAAAGGTGGTTTGACTTTATACAAACTATCATAACTTTCGAGTGCATTGTCATCATAAAGCAGGTGAAAAACACTAACTGCTGAGGATATTCTCAGTTTTTCACTTTTAGCTTGTTTGATATGGGGCAAAGAATGTTTAGTTGAAATGGCACCAATATGCAATCTGGAATTGGTGTATTCAAGCAACTTAATATCTCTTATTAAAGACACTTCTTCGCTTATAAAAGGGTCGCCGGAAAGTCCGAGCCTGGTGCTCACCGGTCCTTCGTGCATTATAGCTTTTTGAGTGATAGACTCATTTTCCGGAAAAGTAATCAGCAGACCGTTAAAAGCTTTTATATAAAAAAGAGATTTTTCAGTAACTCCTCCATTAAGGGGTTTTTCAAGTCCGTTAGAAAAAGCAAAAGCACCGGCATGGTGCAAATCGATCATATCTGTAAGTTTTTCCCCTTTGCAATCTTTAGTTACGGCTCCGATAGGTATTAGTTGGCAGATATATTTACTGCTTTTGGTAGTAATAAACTCAATTTCAGATTTGCTGTGCAGAGCGGGTTCTGTATCCGGTAAGCAGCCAATAAATGTAAAACCTCCGGCGGCTCCTGCCTCTGAAAGGCTTCTCATATCTTCCTTATACTCATAACCGGGTTCTCCGCTGCAAGCCGTAAGATCTGACCAGCCGGGACTTATAAAGGCATTAGAACAATCTTTTACAGCTACATTTTTAGCGTTTATTCCGGATTTTATATTTTCTATAATACCATTTTTAATAAGAATATCAACT
This genomic interval from Chitinophagaceae bacterium contains the following:
- a CDS encoding dihydroorotase — its product is MHLLLKNITVCDPNSPYNKQTVDILIKNGIIENIKSGINAKNVAVKDCSNAFISPGWSDLTACSGEPGYEYKEDMRSLSEAGAAGGFTFIGCLPDTEPALHSKSEIEFITTKSSKYICQLIPIGAVTKDCKGEKLTDMIDLHHAGAFAFSNGLEKPLNGGVTEKSLFYIKAFNGLLITFPENESITQKAIMHEGPVSTRLGLSGDPFISEEVSLIRDIKLLEYTNSRLHIGAISTKHSLPHIKQAKSEKLRISSAVSVFHLLYDDNALESYDSLYKVKPPFRSKEDRKALKKALKDGLINCITGLHKPEDDDAKNVELDIAAYGMQSLETLYPAVLKAFDFKVTNEEIVNWLSINPRNIAGLPVPIIDINQEVEYTIFNPEEKWTYDSKNKKSKSNNNPFLNKEMTGRVSGVITKRGAYWNNSK